Below is a genomic region from Salmo trutta chromosome 19, fSalTru1.1, whole genome shotgun sequence.
gatgacaaagtttaatgacaaaatttgcccacgagaAGGACCACCGAgctaccttcctgttcaagtgagcaaagCACaacggtgagtccaaaaatgtcttgtatgctgctgcataaattatgtaatatgccagggagacatgtatactgtagctaagaaagtaataccaagtgtatattgtgtagtaagctgttagtagcccatgtgcctcacccaaatcatttggtccctttcctcctcataacttagcctactgttctgacttggtggtgcacgtgTAGTCTATAGCCtgctttagagaaatgtaattatcaaatattgtaagagctttcattgtctaaTTATATgccacctttatttatcctacggttctgacttggtgtacagggagaatactgtaagaatggcccatgttttgaattctgtctctgtacattttaaaaagtgctgaagaaatagttatattgactacgtctgtcttagctcactcattaatgtcttaatcgaaattatggattgcctcttagccgctcatcattcccttatgccatagtttctACATCTCAATCGTCAGGCAGAACAACATTTGTTCAAATAGCAAGTCAGCTATGTTtcttttaaaaaggcagtaaatgaggctgaattaactttttcgctgccagacaattaaggctccgctgatagcctggtgtagcagtggtaaggattcactccatggtgctgaaaagaaagctctgctgttgggacagcttaaTTTAGGTCCTAACAGtatgtgggcaccgtttgtcaccattatagtgcaattcatgtattatgtgttgtgtagtggctttgctacatgctaaaatcgccactgcacgTGTGGCCTTAGAAATACGGACCAAAAACGAATTATGTCCATTAGAGGACACAAATGCATTGCTGGGTATCAGGAGGACATTTGTCAAAATAGCCATTGAAAACACAGTAAACTTCTACGCTCATAAATAAAGCGAGCGTAGAATGAATACGGAAGCCGATAGTAGTCATTACATCGAAAACGTTGTAAAAAAAATGGCAGACGCAGAAAGCACTAGCATGTCATTAATGCAGTCAGAAGAACCGCTTAAACTATCTGATTTATTAGATAGAGGATGGAAACTATATGAGGAAGTGGACACCACAAATGATCCCATCGCAGCCACTCATATCCAGGTTAAAATCAAGCGTGGGATAACGCAACTTGAAGTGGCAACGCGAATGGTGGCCCAACTCGACTTGTTCAGGTGACGTTACTGACGTCGTTAGcgctacctaacgttagctagcagctaCCAAACTACACAGACTGCTTCTCTAGCAATGACGACTAGCCAGATTCACAGGTATCAAATTGTAAAGACGGCTAGATAACAAACTGATTCCACCGTAAAGTTGTTTGacagtttagctagctagctactttacTAGGCTGTCGTAAACAAGCTAACAACCTAGCTCCAGTAGCAAGCTAGCCTAAGCTAAGGTAAGGCCATGCAATGAAGGGGATGCTGCATGTCCAGTGCTTTCAAATGTGTGTATCAGGAAAGTGTCCGTAAAATTAGTTTCCTGAATGAGAAGGTGGAACGTCAGTTGAAGGCTCAACAGTTCGCAATGTTTCTCCACATCATAAGCTAATTCTAATGTATAGTTAGAAGTTAAGTTAATCTTGTTTAtatagtagaaagaggaggaagggaagcgctactaaggtacacaatagtaaatgttggtagacagaaggtgctctttggtaaaagggttgagttggtcttcaaaaaTAATCTTGTTTATGTTTGTTTTTCAGCCGAAATGAGGATTTGGAGGAGGTAGCAACCACAGATCTGAAGTATCTGATGTTGCCTGCCTTCCTGGGGGCTCTAACTATGAAGCAAGTGAACCTGGCAAAACGACTAGACCACGTTCAGATAGCTAGATGTTACTTTTTGGACTTCTTGAAAAGATGTAAGGAGTATAACATATCAAAGTTTGAACTACCCACAACCATTGAAAACTCTGCTGACATACCAGAAGAAGAATCTGCAAATGGGCCCCCCAAACCTCCAGACTTAATTGCGATGGCAACAGTTAGAGCGGCAAAGATAGAAAGGTATATTAAACATCTGCATTTTAATTACAATTTTAACAATCAGAATAATCATTGTTTTGATTGAGCACTGCACAAATAAAATTTAAGCCAACCTACCTATGCTTGAAGGTCTAGTACCTGTCACACACCTCTTAAAATATGTTATGTCCCTCACCTATTTAACAAATTAAAGATCTGTCTTATTCATTTCATAATTGCAATTAATCTGCACCCAAATTGTTCTGATAACTTATGTATTATACTCTGCAGATACAAACAGAGGAAGGACACAGAGGCCAAGCTATCAGAGATCAAGGCAGCAGTGGACAGTGGGCAGGCAGACGACGAGATAGTCCGACACTTTTACCTCCTCAATGTGAGGAAATGGATTGCTGTATCCCTGGAGGAGATAGAGAGCATTGACCAGGAAATGGAGATTTTGACCAGGATGGATGTTCTAAAACAGGTACCTGGATTTGAAGATGTAACTAATGCCATTCATTCACCAATGTCTCATTTGAAAGAGTATGGTTTTCTTATGCGCTGTATCTTTTCCATGTGCAGAGTTCGGCAGAGCCATTACACTCTAAAAGGCCTCCCATGAAACCCTTCATTCTCACCAAAGATGCTGTTCAGGCCCGGTAGGCACCTGCTCAAACTTATCATTTATTTTCTCCTTCTGCTAATTGCCGTTTTCCTGCTCACAAAATAAGTACTCTGTCCAACCTCCCTTGTCAACAGTACATAGCTACTTGCTTAAAATATCACATGAAGTAAATAGTTGATTAATGTATAATTAAAGGGATTTAATTTTatgtgtgtacatacatacatacatacatacatacagtaccagtcaaaagtttggacacctactcattcaagggtttttctttatttgtactgttttctacattgtagaataatagtgaagacatcaaaactttgaaataacacatatggaatcatgtagtaatcaaaactccatatctcagactggctatttaatgaagctaccagttaaggacttgtgaggcgtttgtttctcaaactagacaatttaatgtacatgtcctcttgctcagttgtgcaccagggtcttctactcctctttctattctggtttgagacagtttgcgctgttctgtgaagggagtagtacacagcgttgtacgagatcttcagtttcttggcaatttctcgcatggaatagccttcatttctcagaacaagaatagactgacgagtttcagaagaaaggtctttgtttctggccattttgagcctgtaatcgaacccacaaacgctgatgctccagatactcaactagtctaaagttttattgcttctttaatcagcatgacagttttcagctgtgctaacataattgcaaaagggttttctaatgattaattatccttttaaaaggataaacttggattagctaacacaacgtcccattggaacacaggagtgatggtttctgataatgggcctctgtacgcctatgtagatattccatacaaaatcagccgtttccagctacaatagtcatttacaacattaacaatgtctacactgtatttctgatcaatttgttattttaatggacaaaaaatatgcttttctttcaaaaacaatcatttctaagtgaccccaaactttcgaACGGTTATGTATGTGAatatatacacgtgtgtgtgtgtgtgtgtgtgtgtgtgtgtgtgtgtgtacatataaactcagcaaaaaaagaaactgtcagctgtgtttattttcagcaaacttaacatgtgtaaatatttttatgaacataacaagattcaacaactgagacataaactgaactagttccacagacatgtgactaacaaacgTAATAATGAtccaaatcaaaagtaacagtcagtatctggtgtggccaccagctgcattaagaactgcagtgcatctcctcctcatggactgcaccagatttgccagttcttgctgtgagatgttaacccCACTCTTcctccaaggcacctgcaagttcccggacatttctggggggaatggccctagccctcaccctccgatccaacatgtTCCAGAggtgctcaataggattgagatccgggctcttcgctggccatggcagaacactgacattcctgtcttgtaggaaatcacgcacagaacgagcagtatggctggtggcattgtcatgctggagggtcatgtcaggatgagcctgcaggaagggtaccacatgagggaggaggatgtcttccctgtaacgcacagcgttgagattgccttcaatgacaacaagctcagtccgatgatgctgtgacacactgccccacacgatgacgaaccctccacctccaaatcgatcccgctctgGAGTATAGGCCTCAgggtaacgctcattccttcgatgataaacgtgaatccgaccatcacccctggtgagacaaaaccgcgactcgtcagtgaagagcactttttgccagtcctgtctggtccagcgacggtgggattgtgcccataggcgacgttgttgccggtgatgtctggtgaggatctgccttacaacaggcctacaagccctcagtccagcctctcagcctattgtggacagtctgagcactgatggagggattgtgcattcctggtgtaactcgagcagttgttgttgccatcctgtacctgtcccgcaggtgtgatgttcggatataccgatcctgtgcaggtgttgttacatgtggtctgccattgcgaggacaatcagctgtccctcctgtctccctgtagcgctgtcttaggcgtctcacagtacggacattgcaatttatttccctggccacatctgcagtcctcatgcctccttgcaacatgcctaaggcacgttcacgcagatgagcagggaccctgggcatctttcttttggtgtttttcagagtcagtagaaaggcctctttagtgtcctaggttttcataactgtgaccttaattgcctaccgtctgtaagctgttagtgtcttaacgaccgttccacaggtgcatgttcattaattgtttattgaacaagcatgtggaaacagtgtttaaaccctttactatGGATTTTTACgaaatatctttgaaagacagggtcctgaaaaagggacgtttctattTTTGCTGTGTGTCTGACCACTGCCACTATATGGCTCATGCACGCAACTAAGCCAGCCAAAGAAATCTCAGGAATGGAACTTTAACCAAAACAACTGTCTGGATGATGCTTCAACTTTAAAAGTAAGTGGAAAATTAGGTCTAACATGCTAAAAAAGAAAATATCCCTTTTAATGTGTAATTTTTCATCTCAGGGTGTTTGGGGCAGGCTATCCCAGCCTACCTACTATGTCAgtggatgactggtatgaacaGCACAGGAAGAAAAATGCCTTGCCAGACCAGGGGATCCCACGCAGCGCTGGTAGGGTTAACAGGGATGTTCATAATAGTGTTCTATTTACAGTTAACTGTACATCAATTGTTTTCAGGAAAACTCAAATAAATGTTCATCAACCATGTTTTATATCCACCCTGTCTCATTCACCAAATACAATTTGTCTCTTTTTCAGAGGACTTTGATGCAGAAGAGCGAGAacaagaagagaaagagaagcgGGTTGAAAATGATGATGAGGAGGCCTTGCAGAAAGCTAGAGACTGGGACAACTGGAAGGATACGCATCAGAGAGGCTATGGGAACCGTAAAAACATGGGCTGACAACCATCAAACAAAGCAACAGTGCCATGCCTGGTCTGCAGTGTTCAtctactctctgtccctctgtaatgaataaaaaatgttGCTGGTGTGTATGGAAACATGGTCTTGAAGAAAGGGAGGTTTATACAATCCCAGACTGAAACTGTTTAAGTGTCTGTTTATGGTCTCTTTTTATTCTGTTGCTGCAAATCACAGCTTTAATTATGGCCGTATCAGAGGAAACTGATTTATTGGCAGCCATTAATATTATCTGCAGGTTCCATACGAATACACAACCAAGTATTTCCACCAAGGCGTAGTCTGTCAAGATGGTGCAGTGGTATGCTTGAGAAGATTAGTAAAGTGAATTTGATGATCAATTGTTTAACAGCTGTTCCCAAGCGGATTCATATTTCCTGAGTATCCAACAGTACTTAAAGAGCCTTTTGTGAAAAGCTCTACGGAGGTGGTGGTAACAATCTACAGTTCCAAAAAACTGCTATTGTATATTGTCATCCACACTTAATGTGTTTAGTGATGGAAAAGGTAGCTTGTGTGCTTATACAGTTTCCTAAAATGtagctctatactcca
It encodes:
- the LOC115154549 gene encoding immunoglobulin-binding protein 1, producing MADAESTSMSLMQSEEPLKLSDLLDRGWKLYEEVDTTNDPIAATHIQVKIKRGITQLEVATRMVAQLDLFSRNEDLEEVATTDLKYLMLPAFLGALTMKQVNLAKRLDHVQIARCYFLDFLKRCKEYNISKFELPTTIENSADIPEEESANGPPKPPDLIAMATVRAAKIERYKQRKDTEAKLSEIKAAVDSGQADDEIVRHFYLLNVRKWIAVSLEEIESIDQEMEILTRMDVLKQSSAEPLHSKRPPMKPFILTKDAVQARVFGAGYPSLPTMSVDDWYEQHRKKNALPDQGIPRSAEDFDAEEREQEEKEKRVENDDEEALQKARDWDNWKDTHQRGYGNRKNMG